CTGCGGCTTCGCGAGGGTGAGGTGTGTGGTCGAAGTCCGGCAGCCTCCCTGCGGTCGCGGCGGCGGCCTGGTCGGGTTCACGCGCGTAATTGGCCTCGTCCTGCTGTAGCGGGCGTGGAATGAAGAGAACCTCAGTGGGCATCGCGGTCAACAAACCTGACGCGCCATACTCGACTAATGGCAAGCAAGTCTCTGGCTGAGTTGGGGCCGGTATGTATCGTGATCACGGGCATGCCTGGCGCCGGTAAGTCGACGGTCGCCGAACTTGTTGCCATGGGCCTGCCGAGGTCGATGATGCTCAGCGGTGACGCTGTTGCGGCCATGATCGTGGGTGGTCGAGTGTGGGCGCTCGGCTCGCCTCGTCACGAAGCTTTGGCCCAAATCGAGTTGATCAACAGGAACTTGGCAGCGCTCGCCAGGAACGCGACCGAGGCGGGATTCACGGCTGTAATTGAGACTGTGCTTCCGGATCGCGCCGAGTTTGACGCCCTTACCTCATCGCTGGCCTGTGACGTCCTGCTGATTGTTCTCTCGCCTGGAATCGAAGTTTGTCGAGCCAGGAACGCCACTCGCGCGAACGATCAACGGTGGGAGTTCGATGGCTATGAAGCACTCGAAGCGGAGATGCTCGATAACTTTCGCGACTCCGCATGGTGGTTTGACACGGCACAACTTGGCCCCTCGGAGACGGCCGAGCGAATCATCAGCGAAGCACACACCCGACTTTGATCGGGTCGGTGGGGTCGAATTTTCACGGACGGGTCGAGCGCGCCTGCCTGGCAGTGCGCGGC
The sequence above is a segment of the Microcella humidisoli genome. Coding sequences within it:
- a CDS encoding AAA family ATPase; amino-acid sequence: MASKSLAELGPVCIVITGMPGAGKSTVAELVAMGLPRSMMLSGDAVAAMIVGGRVWALGSPRHEALAQIELINRNLAALARNATEAGFTAVIETVLPDRAEFDALTSSLACDVLLIVLSPGIEVCRARNATRANDQRWEFDGYEALEAEMLDNFRDSAWWFDTAQLGPSETAERIISEAHTRL